In Bifidobacterium sp. ESL0745, one DNA window encodes the following:
- a CDS encoding Mur ligase domain-containing protein: protein MQSNNGAESIVLDPTKAAFGPKDTLTSLGRTHFIGIGGAGMSVLAEMLHEEGIEVSGSDREANAKTDRLIALGIKVYFGQRAGNVEGAQTVVYSSAIKPNNPEIVAAMQSGAHIVHRSDILALLMSSKCAVSVAGAHGKTTTSSLISHILVNAGAKADAGADAHTCGNIGSQIAANPEAETVRLADPSYAIGGSIQGPEGVAIDGGHAGSGDVLVAEADESDGSFEKYRPQFALITNAEVDHLDHYGDAEHYQRAFVQYASHAKGHVIMSIDDGGAQAIVRALPSEVAAKTICYTTKANTDIAPIAGLHDGVNHGSADDDATGDCQTTGTNSRLQLVRILSEQESAGDGAERFTILLPTGFAGCNEEHRIPVTLRIPGIHNARNATAAIIVATLLGMNPVLAAQTASSFRGASRRFEVNGVADGVTVVDDYAHHPTEIEALLDAARRRYPNSVIRVLFQPHLFSRTKFFTDRFASALAKADDVVIAPIYPARERQEDFPDITSQVIVDAAGSLAHDPAQGWITISKDLQDGARTLVDHSRSGDVLITVGAGDVTTMDAFMLDLLESRAKGSRQ, encoded by the coding sequence GTGCAGTCGAATAATGGCGCTGAATCCATCGTGCTCGATCCGACGAAAGCCGCATTCGGGCCTAAGGACACGTTGACCTCCCTCGGACGTACGCATTTCATCGGCATCGGTGGGGCAGGCATGAGCGTGCTTGCCGAAATGCTTCACGAAGAGGGTATCGAGGTGTCGGGTTCCGATCGCGAAGCCAACGCCAAAACCGATCGGCTTATCGCCTTGGGTATCAAGGTGTATTTCGGACAGCGTGCCGGGAACGTCGAGGGGGCGCAGACGGTTGTCTATTCCAGCGCCATCAAGCCGAACAATCCCGAAATCGTCGCCGCCATGCAATCCGGAGCGCATATCGTCCACCGCAGCGACATCCTTGCGCTGCTGATGTCGAGCAAATGCGCGGTCAGCGTTGCCGGTGCGCACGGCAAGACCACGACCAGCTCGCTCATTTCGCATATCCTTGTCAATGCGGGTGCCAAAGCCGATGCCGGTGCGGATGCGCATACCTGTGGCAACATAGGCTCGCAGATTGCTGCGAACCCAGAGGCAGAAACGGTCAGACTGGCCGATCCCAGCTATGCCATCGGCGGTTCCATCCAGGGACCCGAAGGCGTCGCCATCGACGGCGGGCACGCTGGAAGCGGTGATGTGCTGGTGGCCGAGGCCGACGAATCCGACGGCAGCTTCGAGAAATACCGTCCCCAATTCGCGCTGATCACGAACGCCGAGGTCGACCATCTCGACCATTACGGCGATGCCGAGCATTACCAGCGGGCCTTTGTCCAATACGCGAGTCATGCCAAGGGGCATGTCATCATGTCCATCGACGATGGGGGAGCGCAGGCCATTGTGCGTGCATTGCCATCCGAAGTGGCTGCGAAGACGATTTGCTATACGACCAAGGCCAACACTGATATCGCGCCAATCGCAGGGTTGCACGATGGCGTGAATCACGGCAGCGCTGATGACGATGCCACCGGTGATTGCCAAACCACTGGTACCAATTCCCGTCTCCAGCTTGTCCGTATTCTTTCCGAACAAGAAAGCGCAGGGGACGGCGCCGAACGGTTCACCATCCTGCTGCCGACCGGTTTCGCCGGTTGCAACGAGGAGCATCGCATACCGGTTACTCTGCGGATTCCCGGCATCCACAACGCGCGCAACGCGACCGCTGCGATCATTGTGGCCACACTGCTCGGCATGAATCCGGTGCTCGCCGCCCAAACCGCTTCGAGCTTCAGGGGTGCCTCCCGCCGCTTCGAGGTCAACGGGGTTGCGGACGGGGTGACCGTGGTCGACGATTACGCCCACCATCCCACGGAAATCGAGGCGTTGCTCGACGCCGCGCGACGGCGTTATCCGAATTCCGTTATCCGTGTGCTTTTCCAACCGCACCTGTTCAGCCGGACCAAATTCTTCACCGATCGTTTCGCTTCGGCGCTTGCCAAGGCCGACGACGTGGTCATCGCCCCTATTTACCCGGCCCGCGAGCGCCAAGAGGATTTTCCCGACATCACCTCGCAGGTGATTGTGGACGCTGCCGGCAGTCTCGCTCATGACCCGGCCCAAGGCTGGATCACCATCTCAAAAGATCTTCAGGATGGCGCTCGGACTCTGGTCGATCACTCGCGGTCCGGTGACGTTTTGATCACCGTCGGGGCGGGTGACGTCACAACCATGGATGCGTTCATGCTTGATCTGCTCGAAAGCCGCGCCAAAGGGTCGCGCCAATGA
- a CDS encoding aminoglycoside phosphotransferase family protein: MVDSGVALARVVASFPLKGTIISVEPYGDGHINRTYLVLTDQCRYILQKMNTNVFPDAAGLMRNIELVTSYLQDKGEETLDIVPTNDGATYFKDPTGSWRVYAFIEHTISYNLVPDASVLCDAGAAFGHFQNVLAAFDASQLSETIAHFHDAPSRFRDFQSAVSDDSRHRVESCRSEIDFYMAHTEWYPLIMKGLALGSIPLRVTHNDTKLNNILMDATTHEARAIIDLDTIMPGSLLFDFGDSIRSGASTALEDEQDLDKVHFSSELFEAYARGYLRELKPSITDKELALLPESAILMTLECGMRFLADYLCGDTYFAVDYPQHNLVRCRTQIKLIQEMEDRLTASHRIIDEVMEELQ, encoded by the coding sequence ATGGTGGACAGCGGTGTCGCCCTTGCGCGAGTGGTCGCGTCATTCCCTCTTAAGGGAACGATCATCAGCGTCGAGCCATACGGCGATGGCCATATCAATCGGACCTATCTGGTTCTCACCGACCAGTGCCGTTATATCCTGCAGAAGATGAACACCAATGTGTTTCCGGACGCTGCAGGCCTGATGCGCAACATCGAACTGGTGACTTCCTACTTGCAAGATAAGGGTGAGGAAACCCTCGATATCGTGCCGACCAACGACGGCGCGACCTATTTTAAGGACCCCACTGGCTCCTGGCGTGTATACGCGTTTATCGAGCACACGATTTCCTACAACCTCGTGCCCGACGCCTCCGTCTTATGTGATGCCGGTGCGGCGTTCGGCCACTTCCAGAACGTCCTTGCCGCGTTCGACGCTTCGCAGCTAAGCGAAACCATCGCCCACTTCCATGACGCCCCAAGCCGGTTCCGCGATTTTCAATCCGCAGTCAGCGACGATAGCCGGCATCGGGTCGAATCCTGCCGGTCTGAAATCGATTTCTACATGGCTCACACCGAATGGTACCCATTGATCATGAAGGGTCTTGCCTTAGGGTCGATCCCGCTGAGGGTGACTCACAACGACACCAAACTTAATAACATCCTGATGGATGCCACCACCCACGAAGCCCGTGCCATTATCGATCTGGACACCATCATGCCCGGTTCGTTGCTCTTTGATTTCGGCGATTCCATCAGATCCGGCGCGTCCACAGCGCTCGAAGACGAACAGGATCTCGACAAGGTGCACTTCAGCTCCGAACTTTTCGAGGCGTACGCCCGCGGATATCTGCGCGAACTCAAGCCGAGCATCACCGATAAGGAACTTGCGCTCCTTCCCGAAAGCGCTATCCTGATGACGTTGGAATGCGGCATGCGCTTTTTGGCCGACTATCTTTGCGGTGACACCTATTTCGCCGTTGACTACCCGCAGCACAATCTGGTGCGTTGCCGCACCCAGATCAAGTTGATTCAGGAAATGGAAGACAGGCTCACAGCCAGCCACCGCATCATCGATGAGGTCATGGAGGAGTTGCAATGA
- a CDS encoding galactose-1-phosphate uridylyltransferase, whose amino-acid sequence MSDESQLEDEGTKSAKRGRKAYESVYGALDTLLGYARVHLGLDVQDIDWARNRVLSDFDLTSYMPSPVIRGIGDLGDLPNPDPLLHRFYQALDQLDVDGLGSEESVDDLVMGELGAAPSVLQRRFAQIEADSGGMEAMRWFYRYCVANTYVKKARLDKNPRFESHGLIITINQAKPEFKNMKKAASGNSISGGYPQCSICHENEGFAGRDKRTLRTIPVSLGGKPFFWQFSPYGYFSQHGICVNMEHTPMHVDRETFGNLMDFVDRFPGYFLGCNAALPGIGGSVLAHDHYQGGGELMPMHKAKAWGLMHVPGNDKVQIEVLDWPGTAVRVVSRSRQDIIEVSEHIRLGWQHYTNRDLGIVCRGEEGRRSAVSPSVCRTCRGYEMNIILRNNGVSAKYPEGIFHVHPQYWAVKQEPIGLIEAQGLFVLPGRLIGQLSALESALIQGKGLPETLGEFVFEFDEIQRLLQGSRNLDDVHAAMRDELGSICERILGNTAVFKDKQDTVAFLEGLGFKY is encoded by the coding sequence ATGAGCGATGAGTCCCAATTGGAAGACGAGGGAACGAAAAGCGCGAAACGTGGCAGGAAGGCTTATGAATCGGTGTATGGGGCCCTTGACACGCTGCTCGGCTACGCCCGAGTGCATCTCGGTCTTGACGTGCAGGATATCGATTGGGCGCGCAACCGTGTGCTCTCGGACTTTGACCTGACCTCATATATGCCCAGTCCCGTCATCCGGGGAATCGGGGATCTCGGCGATTTGCCGAATCCCGATCCGTTGCTTCATCGTTTCTATCAGGCGCTGGATCAGCTGGATGTAGACGGTCTTGGCTCCGAGGAAAGTGTCGACGATCTTGTGATGGGTGAGCTCGGAGCGGCGCCTTCCGTTCTGCAGCGGCGCTTTGCCCAGATCGAGGCCGATAGTGGCGGTATGGAGGCCATGCGATGGTTCTATCGATACTGTGTCGCCAATACCTATGTCAAAAAGGCCAGACTTGACAAGAACCCGCGTTTTGAATCCCATGGTCTGATCATCACCATCAATCAGGCCAAACCTGAGTTCAAGAACATGAAGAAGGCCGCGTCCGGCAACAGCATCAGCGGCGGTTATCCACAATGCAGCATCTGCCACGAGAATGAGGGATTTGCGGGTCGCGACAAGCGAACGCTGCGCACCATCCCGGTTTCTTTGGGTGGCAAGCCCTTCTTCTGGCAGTTCTCGCCGTACGGGTATTTCAGTCAGCACGGCATCTGTGTGAACATGGAACACACCCCGATGCATGTCGATCGCGAAACGTTTGGCAACCTCATGGATTTCGTCGATCGGTTCCCCGGTTATTTCCTTGGCTGCAACGCGGCCCTTCCGGGTATCGGCGGATCGGTGCTTGCCCATGATCATTATCAGGGCGGCGGCGAACTGATGCCGATGCACAAGGCCAAGGCGTGGGGTCTGATGCATGTGCCCGGCAACGACAAGGTGCAGATCGAGGTCCTCGATTGGCCCGGCACGGCGGTGCGTGTGGTCTCGCGATCGCGGCAGGACATCATCGAGGTGTCTGAGCACATACGGCTGGGCTGGCAGCACTATACCAACCGCGATCTCGGTATCGTCTGCAGAGGGGAGGAAGGGCGGCGTTCCGCGGTTTCTCCCAGCGTCTGCCGCACTTGTCGCGGATACGAAATGAACATTATCCTGCGCAACAATGGCGTAAGCGCGAAATACCCCGAAGGTATTTTCCACGTGCACCCGCAGTATTGGGCCGTCAAGCAGGAGCCGATAGGGTTGATCGAGGCGCAAGGGCTTTTCGTGCTGCCCGGCCGTCTGATCGGTCAGCTTTCCGCTCTTGAATCGGCGCTGATTCAAGGCAAGGGACTGCCTGAGACGCTAGGCGAGTTCGTCTTTGAGTTCGATGAGATTCAGCGGCTGTTGCAGGGGTCGAGAAACCTTGACGATGTGCATGCCGCAATGCGTGACGAGTTGGGTAGCATCTGCGAACGGATTCTCGGCAACACCGCGGTCTTTAAAGACAAACAGGATACGGTGGCATTCCTTGAGGGTCTCGGATTCAAATACTAG
- a CDS encoding UDP-N-acetylglucosamine--N-acetylmuramyl-(pentapeptide) pyrophosphoryl-undecaprenol N-acetylglucosamine transferase gives MKHIVLAGGGTAGHVNPLLSVAVAIKREDPTAAISVVGTDVGLEKDLVPQAGFELDTIAKVPFPRRPNMQALRFPGRWRQEQKKVRSILEHRHADVVVGFGGYVSAPVYTVAHSMGVPIIIHEQNARAGMANKLGVRWASFVGTAYDQTGLKPHDGTQIRRVGLPLRPVIADLCRKLDNDRQSTRRLAAQQLGVDPSRPLVVVTGGSLGAVSLNEAVSGAARELLGVAQVIHLTGRGKSAEVRNRVVQAAGRQVLTDLDPTHAGHGDYHVAEYLERIDLAFAAADLVVCRSGAGTTNELAAIGMPAVYVPLPIGNGEQRFNAQPVVEAGGGLMVADADCSPEWVREHIPALVADRERLQTMGRKAYDYGIRDAAQTMAGIVLDIAGSHQ, from the coding sequence ATGAAGCATATCGTATTGGCCGGAGGCGGCACGGCCGGGCATGTCAACCCGCTGTTGAGCGTCGCCGTAGCCATCAAGCGCGAGGATCCTACGGCCGCCATCAGTGTTGTCGGCACCGATGTCGGGCTGGAGAAGGATCTGGTTCCACAGGCCGGTTTTGAGCTCGACACCATAGCCAAAGTGCCGTTTCCTCGTCGTCCCAATATGCAGGCCCTGCGTTTTCCCGGCCGCTGGAGGCAGGAACAGAAGAAGGTTCGTTCCATTCTCGAACATCGTCACGCCGACGTGGTCGTAGGCTTCGGCGGCTACGTTTCGGCCCCCGTCTATACGGTGGCTCATTCGATGGGAGTCCCCATCATCATTCACGAACAGAACGCGCGCGCCGGCATGGCCAACAAGCTCGGTGTGCGGTGGGCGTCCTTTGTCGGAACCGCGTACGATCAGACTGGTCTGAAACCCCATGATGGCACGCAGATCCGTCGTGTCGGTCTTCCTTTGCGACCGGTTATCGCTGATCTGTGCCGGAAGCTGGATAATGACAGACAATCGACGCGCAGGCTCGCAGCCCAGCAGCTGGGTGTCGATCCGTCAAGGCCGTTGGTGGTCGTCACCGGTGGGTCGTTGGGGGCGGTAAGCCTCAATGAGGCCGTCAGCGGTGCGGCTCGTGAGCTGCTGGGTGTCGCCCAGGTCATCCATCTGACTGGACGAGGAAAAAGCGCTGAGGTCCGTAATCGTGTCGTGCAGGCAGCAGGTCGGCAGGTCCTCACCGATCTTGATCCCACCCACGCCGGTCACGGTGACTACCATGTCGCCGAATATCTGGAGCGCATCGATTTGGCATTTGCCGCGGCCGATCTGGTGGTCTGCCGTTCGGGGGCAGGGACCACCAATGAACTCGCCGCTATCGGTATGCCGGCCGTCTACGTCCCGCTACCCATCGGCAACGGCGAGCAGCGTTTCAACGCCCAGCCGGTGGTTGAGGCCGGGGGTGGGCTTATGGTAGCCGATGCCGATTGTTCGCCCGAATGGGTGCGTGAGCACATACCCGCTTTGGTCGCCGATCGTGAACGGCTACAGACCATGGGACGCAAGGCCTACGACTACGGCATCCGCGACGCCGCGCAGACCATGGCGGGCATCGTGCTCGATATCGCCGGTTCCCACCAGTAG
- a CDS encoding putative peptidoglycan glycosyltransferase FtsW, with translation MKGLSAPVTADPPETDSSDIIQVADYSGIRSLLNPLWCYHGFHGAVFALTVFGVIMVFSASSVTMIAADLSPWKQALSQGLYCVIGVVVCLLAMRVHSERYRNISFWFVVFSIFLQLLTVTPLGVEVNGNKGWIGIPNKFTMQPAEVMKLALCLWMPWAVVLAARHYKTEGFKAYVPMIVVFVLCLGTVMLGGDLGTALILVAIGVTAMLIGGFPLKWLIGAGLVLLVFVVLAVATSPNRMLRVMAAFRPCPIVQPRGECYQSMHAKFAMASGGFLGVGIGNSREKWSYLPEAHNDFIFAIIGEETGFVGAAGVVILFAILGWCMFAIALQTPNKYASRVLICIAVWIVVQALVNIMVVIGLLPVMGVPLPFVSAGGSSLVMCLFAAGVATSMMKMQPQIHASVASKSV, from the coding sequence ATGAAAGGCCTGTCTGCGCCTGTCACGGCCGATCCGCCGGAAACGGATTCATCCGATATCATTCAGGTTGCCGATTATTCGGGCATCAGGTCTTTGCTCAATCCCTTGTGGTGCTATCACGGCTTCCATGGTGCGGTATTCGCCTTGACCGTCTTCGGTGTCATCATGGTTTTCTCGGCCTCCTCGGTCACTATGATCGCCGCCGATCTTTCCCCCTGGAAGCAGGCGCTGAGCCAAGGACTGTATTGCGTGATTGGCGTGGTCGTCTGCCTGCTGGCGATGCGGGTGCATTCCGAACGCTACCGCAACATCTCGTTTTGGTTCGTCGTCTTTTCGATTTTCCTGCAGTTGCTGACCGTGACACCGCTGGGTGTGGAGGTCAATGGCAACAAAGGGTGGATCGGTATCCCCAACAAGTTCACCATGCAGCCCGCAGAGGTGATGAAACTCGCGCTGTGCCTGTGGATGCCGTGGGCCGTGGTATTGGCGGCCAGGCATTATAAGACGGAAGGATTCAAGGCCTATGTGCCGATGATCGTGGTCTTTGTCCTCTGTCTTGGCACTGTCATGCTCGGCGGCGATCTGGGAACGGCGTTGATCCTTGTGGCCATTGGTGTCACCGCGATGTTGATCGGCGGTTTCCCTTTGAAATGGTTGATCGGCGCCGGCCTGGTGCTTCTGGTTTTCGTCGTTCTGGCGGTGGCCACCAGCCCCAACCGCATGCTACGGGTGATGGCGGCCTTCCGTCCCTGCCCGATTGTGCAGCCCCGCGGTGAATGCTACCAGTCGATGCATGCCAAGTTCGCCATGGCATCGGGCGGCTTCCTGGGTGTGGGCATCGGCAATTCCCGCGAAAAATGGAGCTATCTGCCTGAGGCCCACAATGATTTCATCTTTGCCATCATCGGCGAGGAGACGGGGTTTGTCGGTGCCGCCGGGGTCGTCATTCTCTTCGCCATACTAGGCTGGTGCATGTTCGCCATCGCATTGCAGACGCCAAACAAATACGCTTCGCGGGTGCTGATCTGCATTGCTGTGTGGATTGTTGTGCAGGCTCTGGTCAATATCATGGTCGTCATCGGTCTGTTGCCGGTGATGGGCGTGCCGCTGCCGTTTGTTTCGGCCGGCGGGTCAAGCCTGGTGATGTGTCTGTTTGCGGCAGGCGTGGCCACCAGTATGATGAAGATGCAGCCGCAGATTCATGCCAGTGTGGCTTCAAAAAGCGTCTGA
- a CDS encoding FtsQ-type POTRA domain-containing protein, whose amino-acid sequence MSGRRIASGGGKNDSTRRPRTSRSSSHLSSSTDDDGRINDFGVPKRHRDKSQTSGDTGKNEERDKVFSSSNTGTSDSETKPRPGRQPRSVTSNASGSKTHTDATHGGKSVPEDRKVTSAKERSADAGTTKIGKPAGSFRRRLSGKPKYGIDEPLTDSDKDPGSSRSIRSASSDGRVTKSAPGSFVDARNLENDNFVEQTLKQTASPLGVAARPKVIDFDVRLKERKRIGRRKVAFKSLIALAVLAVLAAVVWLLFFSPVFLLDPDQIEVSGENNWVGKVQVVSIADKQAGKSLLMVSSGYVEDELKKIPGVSMAKVEKVYPKAMKISITAQEPAAMLKTPDGGETAVDGYGRVLNKVGNVSTKGIPVIEVDNVEVSLRDRSVQQALKVLNLLSHDMRVAVTKVSAKTQDSVTTEINGGQRVIVWGDASDMKLKQAVVDKIINDPTKIGDKHQVDVSAPLRPIIK is encoded by the coding sequence ATGAGTGGCCGTCGTATAGCAAGTGGCGGCGGGAAAAACGATTCGACTCGCCGTCCGCGAACCAGCAGGTCATCGTCGCATCTGTCATCGTCCACTGACGATGATGGCCGGATCAACGATTTCGGGGTGCCGAAACGCCATCGGGACAAATCTCAAACTTCGGGTGACACCGGGAAAAACGAAGAACGGGACAAGGTTTTCTCGTCATCAAATACCGGGACCTCGGATAGTGAGACGAAGCCGCGCCCAGGCCGTCAGCCTCGTTCCGTAACGTCCAACGCATCGGGAAGTAAAACCCATACGGATGCCACTCATGGCGGTAAATCGGTTCCGGAAGACCGGAAAGTGACATCGGCGAAGGAACGGTCTGCTGATGCCGGAACCACGAAAATCGGGAAGCCCGCTGGTTCCTTTCGTCGCAGGTTATCGGGAAAGCCGAAGTACGGAATAGATGAGCCGCTGACGGACAGCGATAAGGATCCGGGTTCAAGCCGTTCGATACGGTCGGCTTCCTCGGATGGCAGGGTCACCAAAAGCGCTCCGGGCAGTTTCGTCGATGCCAGAAACCTGGAAAACGACAATTTTGTCGAGCAGACATTGAAGCAGACCGCCAGTCCCTTGGGCGTGGCGGCACGGCCGAAGGTCATCGATTTCGATGTGCGCCTCAAAGAACGCAAGAGGATCGGCAGGCGGAAGGTGGCTTTCAAATCGTTGATCGCCCTTGCTGTTCTGGCCGTGCTGGCCGCCGTGGTATGGCTTCTGTTCTTTTCGCCCGTCTTTCTGCTTGACCCTGATCAGATCGAGGTTTCCGGTGAAAACAACTGGGTCGGCAAGGTCCAGGTCGTTTCCATCGCCGACAAGCAGGCCGGCAAATCGCTGCTGATGGTGTCATCCGGGTATGTTGAGGATGAGCTGAAAAAGATACCGGGTGTTTCGATGGCGAAGGTCGAAAAGGTCTATCCTAAGGCAATGAAAATCAGTATTACCGCGCAAGAGCCTGCCGCGATGCTGAAGACGCCTGACGGGGGCGAAACGGCCGTGGACGGCTATGGGCGCGTGCTGAACAAGGTCGGCAATGTCTCCACCAAAGGCATTCCCGTCATCGAAGTGGACAACGTCGAAGTGAGTTTGCGGGACCGCTCTGTCCAACAGGCACTGAAGGTGCTGAACCTGCTTTCGCACGATATGCGCGTGGCCGTTACCAAGGTCAGTGCGAAAACCCAGGATTCCGTGACTACCGAAATCAACGGCGGCCAGCGCGTGATCGTCTGGGGCGACGCTTCCGATATGAAGCTCAAGCAGGCTGTGGTCGACAAGATCATCAACGACCCCACCAAGATCGGCGACAAGCATCAAGTCGATGTCTCCGCCCCGTTGCGGCCGATCATCAAGTAA
- the dtd gene encoding D-aminoacyl-tRNA deacylase, with amino-acid sequence MRIVLQKVSNAYIDVVDEVSGEIDPSFQAQHIGIGYVLFVGVSDADGQEQIDWLAQKITKLRVFEDEKGKMNLSLAQVNGEILSVSQFTLFADVHRGNRPSFISAGKPEHAKRIWLDFNDALRKQGTTVKEGRFGSHMRVSLTNDGPVTILFDTDELMTKH; translated from the coding sequence ATGAGAATCGTGTTACAGAAAGTCAGCAACGCCTATATCGACGTGGTCGACGAGGTCAGCGGCGAGATCGACCCATCGTTTCAGGCGCAGCATATCGGCATAGGCTATGTGCTGTTTGTCGGGGTGAGCGACGCGGACGGTCAGGAACAAATCGATTGGCTCGCGCAAAAAATCACGAAACTGCGCGTGTTCGAAGACGAAAAAGGCAAAATGAACCTGTCATTGGCACAGGTCAACGGCGAAATCCTGTCGGTCTCGCAGTTCACGCTGTTCGCCGACGTTCATCGCGGCAACCGCCCGAGCTTCATCAGTGCCGGTAAGCCCGAACACGCCAAACGCATCTGGCTCGATTTCAACGATGCGTTGCGCAAGCAGGGCACCACGGTCAAGGAAGGCCGTTTCGGCTCGCACATGCGGGTATCGCTGACCAACGACGGGCCGGTGACCATCCTCTTCGACACCGATGAGCTGATGACCAAGCACTGA